One segment of Onychomys torridus chromosome 3, mOncTor1.1, whole genome shotgun sequence DNA contains the following:
- the LOC118580760 gene encoding vomeronasal type-1 receptor 94-like, producing the protein MNKNHEHHINAHLRNTFFSEIGIGISANSILLLFHILKFTSGHRPKPTDLPIALLALIHLLMLLITAFIATDIFITQREWNDITCKFFIYIYRIFRGLSLCTTSLLSVLQAIILSPRNSCLAKFKHISPYHMSCALLFLSVFYMFISSHLLISIIATPNLTLNNIMYVTQSCSILPMSYLMQSTFSILLALREAFLISLMVLSTCYMMTLLCRHKRQSQHLHSTSLSPRASPEERATRTILLLMSFFVVMSVLDSVISCSRTMFLNDPTSYYIQLFVVLIYATISPFVFMSTEKHIVNLLRSMCERVINV; encoded by the coding sequence ATGAATAAGAACCATGAACACCACATTAATGCCCACTTAAGGAACACCTTTTTCTCTGAAATTGGCATTGGGATCTCAGCCAATagcatccttcttctcttccacatCCTCAAGTTCACTTCTGGGCACAGGCCCAAACCCACTGACCTGCCCATTGCTCTCTTGGCCCTAATCCACCTACTGATGCTACTGATCACAGCATTCATAGCTACAGACATTTTTATTACTCAGAGGGAATGGAATGACATCACATGTAAATTTTTTATCTACATCTACAGAATATTTAGAGGTCTCTCTCTTTGTACCACCAGTCTGTTGAGTGTCCTCCAGGCTATCATCCTCAGTCCCAGAAACTCCTGTTTGGCAAAATTCAAGCATATATCTCCCTATCACATGTCATGTGCCCTTCTTTTCCTGAGTGTCTTCTATATGTTCATTAGCAGTCATCTCTTAATATCTATTATCGCCACACCCAATTTGACCTTGAATAACATCATGTATGTCACTCAATCCTGCTCTATTCTACCCATGAGTTACCTGATGCAAAGCACCTTTTCCATACTGCTGGCCCTCAGGGAAGCCTTTCTTATTAGTCTCATGGTCCTCTCGACTTGCTACATGATGACCCTCCTGTGCAGGCACAAGAGGCAGTCCCAGCATCTTCACAGCACCAGCCTTTCTCCAAGAGCATCTCCAGAGGAAAGGGCCACCCGGACCATCCTGCTGCTCATGAGCTTCTTTGTGGTGATGTCCGTCCTGGACAGCGTTATCTCCTGCTCAAGAACTATGTTTCTGAACGATCCAACATCTTACTATATTCAACTCTTTGTGGTCCTTATCTATGCCACAATCAGTCCTTTTGTATTTATGAGCACAGAAAAACATATAGTAAACTTGTTGAGGTCTATGTGTGAGAGGGTGATAAATGTTTGA